Part of the Anopheles gambiae chromosome 3, idAnoGambNW_F1_1, whole genome shotgun sequence genome is shown below.
CGCCGATGTGATAACAAACTGGTAGTCAACCAGGAGTCCACCGCACTGATGGATGTCCGTTTCGTATTCCTGCCACAGCAGCCCAACGCgactttttttccatttcctatCTATATTACCATACAAGGATGGGTACAGTTTGCGTTGGCAAACGTTCACTGCAGCACAGGCTGTGAGAAAATTGATACAATTGATGTCTTTTGAATTGATCTTATATCTACTACACACTCACCTTGGTAGCTAAGCGACTGATGTACTTCCTGCTCGATCCAATCCAGGTACGAGCTAACCCTGGTGTATACTCCCATTGACCCATTAGTGCAAGGAGTTCCAAACGAAACCACACCTAACACCATTGGGAAGATATTACCGAACAAATCGGTTCGATCCGTTTGCAGTGGGCCTCCCGAGTCGCCCTCACACGTGTCCATGGTTGCACTATGTGCACACAGTTGATCGTCACGCAAGCCTTCCGGCATTTCGCGTCGCATGGTTCGAAAACGTTCAGCACATATTGTCTTGTTTAGGGTCTGTAGTTTTACCTTCTGTAGGGTTGAGCTCAGGCTTCCTGCAAACTCCGTAGCACCAAAGCCCACCGCGTCCAGTACGCCTCCCGGATCGTTTGGTTCACGCCATAGACACGCAACACAAATAGCACTGTTTGGTTTAACGCACTCCTCGAGTTCAACAACGGCAATATCGTAGTACTTTCGCGACCATCGATACTGCGGATGTTTGATAAAGCGTGCGATTGGAATTTGTTGTGCGAACTTGTCATCTTTGAAGCTAGCAAGGTTTGTGTCTCCCAATCGTACTGTATTTGGAGGAATGCTTCaaaaagaataatttcaattcTAATAGAACTTAAAACCGATAACAGTAACTCCACTTACTTGTTTGGGTCAGCAGAACAATGAGCGGCTGTTAAAACAAACTTCCAAGTTATTAAACTGCCTCCACAAAGATAATCGATTTTTGGG
Proteins encoded:
- the LOC133393661 gene encoding serine protease snake-like isoform X2, translating into MAAIGWTRTYYNGYPKIDYLCGGSLITWKFVLTAAHCSADPNNIPPNTVRLGDTNLASFKDDKFAQQIPIARFIKHPQYRWSRKYYDIAVVELEECVKPNSAICVACLWREPNDPGGVLDAVGFGATEFAGSLSSTLQKVKLQTLNKTICAERFRTMRREMPEGLRDDQLCAHSATMDTCEGDSGGPLQTDRTDLFGNIFPMVLGVVSFGTPCTNGSMGVYTRVSSYLDWIEQEVHQSLSYQGECVVDIRSIQKTSIVSIFSQPVLQ